In Miscanthus floridulus cultivar M001 chromosome 5, ASM1932011v1, whole genome shotgun sequence, one genomic interval encodes:
- the LOC136453303 gene encoding isopentenyl phosphate kinase-like, whose product MAEEVAQEQPRPTAPLPVRCIVKLGGAAITNKGELESINEENLRSACAQLRHAMSESDGDGATEKVLGMDWSRKPGDPADPAVDAEWIAGMAGLGLDTNFIVVHGAGSFGHFQASRSGVHKGGLHSTLVKAGFVATRISVTSLNQEIVRALAREGIPSVGMSPFACGWSTRQRKLASANASQIIQSLHAGFVPVLHGDAVLDELLDCTILSGDVIIRHLAQLLSPKYVVFLTDVHGVYDRPPTDPNAVLLREIEVDDNGGWSIVKPALLQGNTKGVEISVAAHDTTGGMETKILEAAVIARLGIDVYITKAGTEHSLRALKGDVSTDSEDWLGTIIHSSK is encoded by the exons ATGGCGGAGGAGGTGGCGCAGGAGCAACCGAGACCCACGGCGCCACTCCCGGTGCGCTGTATTGTCAAGCTAG GTGGAGCGGCGATTACGAACAAGGGCGAGCTGGAGAGCATCAACGAGGAGAACCTACGGTCGGCATGTGCGCAGCTGCGGCATGCCATGTCCGAATCTGACGGCGATGGCGCCACAGAGAAGGTTCTGGGGATGGACTGGAGCAGGAAGCCCGGAGATCCGGCCGACCCGGCCGTGGACGCGGAGTGGATCGCGGGGATGGCTGGGCTGGGGCTCGACACTAACTTCATCGTCGTGCACGGCGCCG GGTCTTTTGGCCACTTTCAAGCAAGTAGATCCGGAGTTCATAAAGGAGGGTTACATTCGACACTGGTCAAGGCTGGCTTTGTCGCTACAAGAATTTCA GTGACATCTCTCAACCAGGAAATTGTTAGAGCCCTGGCAAGAG AAGGAATACCATCTGTTGGGATGTCACCATTTGCTTGTGGGTGGTCTACCAGGCAAAGAAAA CTTGCATCCGCAAATGCTTCTCAAATAATTCAGTCACTCCATGCAGGCTTTGTCCCA gttttgcaTGGTGATGCAGTTCTTGATGAATTACTG GACTGTACCATATTGAGTGGGGATGTCATTATACGACATCTTGCACAGCTTCTAAGTCCGAAATATGTTGTATTTCTG ACAGATGTCCATGGAGTATATGATCGCCCTCCAACTGACCCAAATGCGGTACTCCTGAGAGAAATAG AGGTGGATGACAATGGAGGCTGGTCGATTGTAAAACCTGCATTGCTGCAAGGCAACACTAAAGGAG TGGAGATATCAGTAGCAGCACATGACACCACCGGTGGGATGGAGACCAAAATACTGGAGGCTGCAGTGATAGCTAGGCTTGGAATCGATGTGTATATTACCAAG GCTGGAACAGAACACTCGCTGAGGGCCTTAAAGGGAGATGTGAGCACTGACTCGGAAGATTGGCTTGGAACTATTATACACTCTTCCAAATAG